One stretch of Terriglobales bacterium DNA includes these proteins:
- a CDS encoding VWA domain-containing protein, protein MFESVMGIGTRAVSNILCSFYFSFAILAFAATSLAQSVTDEVHIQPLVTGSAPSASSLTDPSLKLPEKSLKVDVDLVLLPVSITDVYGRPVVGLDKSRFEVFEGKEEQEIRHFSSEDAPMSVGIILDSSGSMKEKAERAREAVVEFCRVSNPQDEFFLITFNDSPQEVAGFTSRVEDIQNRLVFTQPKGRTALFDAIYLGLNQLKKARYSRKALLIVSDGGDNHSRYTEREVRSQVEEADVLIYAIGLYDHTFQTPEERLGPIVLRDISEVTGGRTFTVDDPNTLPTVAALIATELRNQYVLGYRPAASSHDGKWHKVKVKMKMPKGFSLLQIHSRTGYYASAQ, encoded by the coding sequence ATGTTCGAGTCAGTCATGGGAATAGGCACGCGCGCAGTTTCCAATATCCTCTGTTCCTTTTATTTTTCCTTTGCAATTCTTGCTTTTGCCGCCACGAGCCTGGCGCAATCTGTCACCGATGAAGTTCACATTCAACCCTTAGTGACAGGCTCAGCCCCCTCGGCATCCTCGCTAACCGATCCCTCTCTGAAACTGCCGGAGAAGTCCTTGAAAGTTGATGTGGATCTGGTGCTGTTGCCGGTCAGCATTACTGATGTCTACGGCCGGCCGGTTGTTGGTTTAGACAAAAGCCGTTTTGAAGTCTTCGAAGGCAAAGAGGAACAGGAGATTCGTCATTTCTCCAGCGAGGACGCCCCTATGTCAGTGGGCATCATTCTCGATAGCAGCGGAAGTATGAAGGAGAAAGCGGAACGTGCGCGCGAAGCCGTGGTCGAGTTCTGCCGTGTGTCTAATCCCCAGGACGAGTTTTTCTTGATTACTTTCAACGACAGCCCGCAAGAGGTCGCAGGCTTCACCAGCCGAGTGGAAGACATTCAGAATCGGCTGGTATTCACCCAACCTAAAGGCCGAACCGCGCTATTCGACGCCATCTACCTGGGCCTGAATCAACTGAAGAAGGCCAGGTATTCGCGCAAAGCGCTGCTGATCGTTTCCGATGGCGGCGACAATCATAGCCGCTACACCGAACGCGAAGTCAGATCACAAGTTGAGGAGGCTGACGTCCTTATCTACGCTATCGGCCTTTACGATCACACTTTCCAAACTCCGGAAGAGCGCCTGGGTCCGATTGTCCTCAGGGATATTTCGGAGGTCACCGGAGGCCGCACGTTCACTGTCGATGATCCCAATACCCTGCCCACAGTTGCCGCTCTCATCGCTACCGAACTGCGCAACCAGTACGTGCTGGGATACCGCCCTGCCGCCTCCTCCCATGATGGCAAGTGGCACAAAGTTAAGGTCAAGATGAAGATGCCAAAAGGCTTCTCGCTCCTGCAGATCCACTCGAGAACCGGCTACTACGCTTCGGCTCAGTAG